Proteins encoded together in one Rhinoraja longicauda isolate Sanriku21f chromosome 22, sRhiLon1.1, whole genome shotgun sequence window:
- the LOC144604589 gene encoding deoxynucleoside triphosphate triphosphohydrolase SAMHD1-like, with translation MDEKLSGAVLPYLTDLDLDQLGVSPLGDRLKLINCIDTLWQNPIDAKVFNDPIHGHIEVHPMLVRIIDTPQFQRLRFIKQLGGIYFVYPGASHNRFEHSIGVAHLAGQLVKALCGRQPELQINHRDILCVQIAGLCHDLGHGPFSHMFDGKFIPLTRKDLKWKHEDASLTMFEHLITSNGLEAVLLSYGLVLPEDLKFIKEQIQGPPTKGDRVGVDPKGSVWPYKGRPREKGFLYEIVANKRTGIDVDKWDYFAR, from the exons ATGG atGAAAAGCTATCCGGGGCAGTCCTGCCCTATCTGACAGATCTCGATTTGGACCAACTGGGCGTGAG CCCCCTGGGAGACCGTTTAAAATTGATCAACTGTATTGATACGCTCTGGCAGAACCCTATTGATGCGAAG GTGTTCAACGACCCGATTCATGGCCACATTGAGGTGCACCCAATGCTCGTCCGCATCATCGACACCCCGCAGTTCCAGAGGCTCCGCTTCATTAAACAGCTTGGAGGGATCTACTTCGTCTACCCTGGGGCTTCCCACAACCGCTTTGAGCACTCCATCGG tgtggcacatcTGGCAGGACAGCTGGTCAAAGCTCTGTGTGGTCGGCAACCGGAACTTCAGATTAACCACCGAGACATCCTGTGTGTTCAGATCGCCGGACTCTGCCACGATCTAG GCCACGGGCCCTTCTCTCATATGTTTGATGGAAAATTTATTCCTCTGACGCGGAAAGATCTGAAATGGAAG CATGAAGATGCTTCGCTAACCATGTTTGAGCACCTGATCACCTCCAACGGGCTGGAAGCAGTGCTGCTGAGCTATGGCTTGGTGTTACCTGAAGACCTGAAGTTCATAAAGGAACAGATCCAAGGTCCGCCAACAAAAGGTGACAGAGTGGGGGTCGATCCCAAGGGCTCAGTG TGGCCGTACAAAGGCCGTCCCCGGGAGAAAGGCTTTCTGTATGAAATCGTTGCCAATAAGCGGACTGGGATTGATGTCGATAAGTGGGATTACTTTGCCAGGTGA